TCAGTTGGTTAGGCCTTGGGTTTGCTCTCCAGTGGTCACCAGTTCGAGTCCTCTCAAGGCCACTGGAGGTTTACCTGACTGTTAACTTCAGGGTCTCATGGGATTAGTTGAGGTGCGCGCAAGCTGGCCTGGACACCCAAAgatatcaataaataaataaaagatggtGACTGTGATCCCAAATTTTCTAGGAAGAAGTTTTTGTAATTAATAATGGTTCTAAAAGGCTTCCATTTTAACATTGACTAACtattttggagtataagcccAAATGCAGTTGAGCTTTTCTTGGGCTATTAAGAATGGCATCAGagttggtaaaaaaaaaaaaaaaaaagaatgatatCGGAGTCGATCTTAACCAAAAGTATGCAACTTAAGTCATGCCATGTCAAAAATGTTCGAACAAGGACATCAAGGATTTAAACGAGAGAGattgttacttataaaaaaaaaagtataggaAGACTGATGAATCCAATCTCATATTACCTCAGAGAGATGGATTCTTGCAGGGCATAATGATTCCAAGGAGTTTCAACCATAACAATCACTTGTCATTTTGGAGTAAAAAATTGAAGGTGGTTTTCCCTTCGGTCACTACACATTTCCaccattgttttcttttttgttaggcgtgattatggaaaaaaaaaaaaaattcatggcaATTGTCTTTGGAACTAGCAATGAGTGTCAAATCTAGTAGGTGGGATAGCATTTGTTGGTGTGAGAACATGTTGAAAAATCTAGTAGATTTTGATTATGCTATACATCTTTTTGGGATTTGTCTGGATTTTTTGCGGATGCAATGGCTGGTTAAGCTGAATAGGGAGAtgcttttctatttttgtttgctctaatattaatttagttGTATGCTTTTCATTTTACATGTAGAATTGGCAGTGTTGGAATTAGCACAACATTTTGTTTAGATTATTTTCCCACATACCttccatttatttttgttttatattcttCTCAAATCTCCACCACAACCTCCCCTCCCCCTGGAATTTTTTGCCCTAAACATGGCTACAGTGTTGTTGTATATTGCAGAATAGCCCAGTCAAACTGGTGAAAGAATAACCGATTTGCCAGGTTTGCTTATTTGGGACAAAGAGAATGCTCATGTTTGTCATCTGACATATAGATGTTTCTTCGAGGGAAGTTGAACAAAGCCATATGCCCTACGGAAGAAATCCTAATATGGAGTTAACAGCAGCTTATGATGTTGAACATCTGAGTTCTACCCAAAGGATTCAGCATGAATTGTGGCCATTAGGAGATATTGTTCCAGGGAAAGCTAAGTTTCCATGTTGTTTAGTTTGGACTCCACTCCCAGTAGTCTCGTGGTTGGCACCTTTCATTGGGCATGTTGGCATTTGCAGGGAGGATGGAGCCGTTTTAGATTTTTCAGGATCCAATTTTATAAGCGTTGATGATTTTGCGTTTGGTGCTGTAGCAAGATATCTTCAACTTGATAGAGAACAGGTACAGTCCCTTTTCTGCCCTTTTGAATCATTtcggtgctctctctctctctctctctctctctctctctctctctctctctcacatatcCTGTTTAGCCCATCTCCTGATATTGTGATGCCACTTTCTTTGGATGAATTGGAATTACAAGTGTCAGTGATTTCCTTTATCAACTTATGTTAAGAGTTAATCTTGCTTGTTTATAGCTACCTTTTAGCTATTGACATTGTTGCACGAGGAACCTCAATGTGAATGTTAATGCAGTGTTGCTTTCCGCCAAATCTAGCTGGGCACAAGTGCAAGAATGGCTTCCGTCATGCAGAGTTTGGATCATCAATCACATGGGATGATGCCCTACGGTCTAGCATCCGGTACTTCGAGCACAAATCCTACAACCTCTTCACCTGCAACAGCCATTCATTTGTTGCCAACTGTCTGAATCGGCTCTGTTACGGTGGATCAATGAGTTGGAATATGATAAATGTGGCAGCTCTTGTACTATGCAAGGGGCGTTGGGTTGATAGCATGTCAATCTTAAGATCTTTTCTCCCTTTCATACTGGTGTTATGCCTCGGCATTGGCATGGCTGGGTGGCCATTCTTGATCGGGCTGCTATCCTTCTCAGTCCTCCTCCTTGGGTGGTTTCTGATGGGTACTTATtgtgttaaaaatgtgttggaATGCTAGGTCATATGTCATTGATGTCGAGGAGTTTTTAATGGAGGAAACTCGATAATACAGTATGGGTGTCCCTTCCATAAGCTGTGTTTATGTAGGCTTTCTGGAAAGACCTCTGACATGATGAAGTAATGGAAGAAAGTGTTCCTCTATTTACaattaagaaatataattttcgCAAAGAAGCAATTGTTACATCTTGGTCATGAAGATTGAATGTTGCTGAGTAATCATTGTAATAATGTGTAGCTTAACATAGGAGCCAAGTTTAATTGGACTAAAACCCAGTTAACTCAGGAATGGATAGAATTCATATGGagtattttagtcattttacatTATGTTGACAATTAAAATTATCAGAATACTCTATATTCTACATTGAATGGAATATTATTCATTGAACTTTGTGTGGAGAGATTCCTTTTCCATGGATTAGAGGCTAATTCTCACACCTTTTACCGGTCAAAATGCAAGCACAATTGCAGAAACGTCAGATCAGAATAGTTTTCTTGGCCTACAGTTCACGTATGGAGTTATGGAAAAAGACAAGTTTGTCAAGTAATGTGCTAGCATTAGTTGGAAACGATTAGGAAAATGAATGTAAAGGTGTGTCTCAATATCAAGGTCAAAAGCAAAATCGTCCTATTATAACCAGTGCCTGATTTGACCAAAAGTAAATAACAGAATCGTTTAGCATAGAGAATCAAACCAGGAAGCTCCATCTCTCTGATCCATCTTAGATGCTCAAATTTTAAGCTTATCCTACATATCTGGAATgttgataaatatatttcatGCTCCATACTTGGGGGCCTTCCAAATCTTAAAGGCGACCTCGTGCAGAAACCGATCTGCTGGTATGGCAAGATTTCCACCATGCTGCAGACAAACCGGAAAGATAAAACAGTAGAGGAAAAATTTATCACATAGAGAGCAAGGCATTAAGGCACCATAGAACATATATCTTAAACAATCAAAACCCAGACCATTATAACTCGGGAGGAATTGTCACTATGAAAGTATTTTTAGTCTGAACATAAACAGGCTGAGACGTAAAGAACTTACAGAAACCACTAATATTTGTACATAAAAGACTACATACATAACCttaaaggaaaattcttcttatcatcctcacacttcacacactacacttattttaattttttttcattttttctataataaatatgtagtgtgtagatgataaatagaataatttaa
This is a stretch of genomic DNA from Carya illinoinensis cultivar Pawnee chromosome 15, C.illinoinensisPawnee_v1, whole genome shotgun sequence. It encodes these proteins:
- the LOC122296124 gene encoding protein REVERSION-TO-ETHYLENE SENSITIVITY1, translating into MPYGRNPNMELTAAYDVEHLSSTQRIQHELWPLGDIVPGKAKFPCCLVWTPLPVVSWLAPFIGHVGICREDGAVLDFSGSNFISVDDFAFGAVARYLQLDREQCCFPPNLAGHKCKNGFRHAEFGSSITWDDALRSSIRYFEHKSYNLFTCNSHSFVANCLNRLCYGGSMSWNMINVAALVLCKGRWVDSMSILRSFLPFILVLCLGIGMAGWPFLIGLLSFSVLLLGWFLMGTYCVKNVLEC